DNA sequence from the Lentimicrobiaceae bacterium genome:
AGGGGCTATTGCCATCGGAGCCCGCAACTTCCTTGTGGCGTACAATGTTAATCTGAACACTACTTCCACCCGCCGTGCCAATGCCGTTGCCTTCGATATTCGCGAAAAAGGACGCCCTATACGCGAAGGCAATCCAGTTACCGGCAAAATAAAAAAAGACGAAAATGGTAAAGAAATCTGGACGCCCGGTTCTCTCAAAGCCTGCAAAGCCATTGGCTGGTTTATCGAAGAATACGGAATTGCACAGGTCTCCATCAACCTTACCAATATCAGCATTACTCCTGTACACATTGCCTTTGAAGAATGTTGCCAAAAAGCGCTGGAGCGGGGTCTGCGGGTTACCGGATCCGAACTTGTAGGACTTATCCCACTGAAAGCCATGATTGAAGCAGGAAAATACTTTCTGCACAAACAACAACGTTCCGTGGGCATTTCGGAGGCGGAAATCATCAAAATAGCCGTTAAATCGCTCGGACTCGACGATTTAAAACCCTTCAACCCCAAGGAAAAAATCATAGAATACGTGCTTGCCGACTCTGAGCAAAAAAAACTCATGGATATGACCTGCAATGCATTTGCCGATGAAACTGCCAGCGAATCGCCTGCTCCGGGCGGAGGTTCCATAGCTGCCTACATGGGCGCTTTGGGTGTATCGCTGGGAACTATGGTTGCCAACCTGAGTTCGCATAAACCTGGTTGGGACGACCGTTGGGAGGAATTTTCCATTTGGGCGGAAAAAGGGCAAAAACTCAAAGAACAACTGCTTTGGCTGGTGGACGAAGATACCCATGCATTCAATAAAATTATGGATGCTTTTGGCTTGCCTAAAGGTTCTGATGCAGAAAAAGCCATTCGCACACAGGCAATTCAGAATGCAACCAAATACGCTATTGAAATACCTTTCAAGGTGATGAAGACCTCTTTCGACACTATGGAAATAATAAAAGCTATGGCTCTTACCGGTAATCCCAATTCGGTAAGCGATGCAGGTGTTGGCGCTTTATGTGCCCGTTCGGCGGTGATGGGTGCCCATCTCAACGTAAAAATCAATGCTTCAGGATTAAAAGATGCTGATTTTCTTTTCACCATTCTTAATGAAGCCCAGCAGTTAGAAGAGAACGCAAAACAACTCGAAAAGGAAATTCTCGGAATTGTTAATCAAAAAATAGTCTGACTTCTTTCATGAAAATATTTTTAAGCCTGTACAAAACAATGTTTTGCAGGCTTTTTTATTGAATTAAACCAGCCTAATAGTTATCATCCTTCGTTTTTTAGCAACAATAATTCATTGGAATTGTTTAAGAACTATTACTTTTGTCTCTCTAAAAACTAATAAAACTAAAACGGTTTCCTAATTATGAAAACAACGCTGACGAAACAACGAATTTTTGCGACAACAAAAGAACTTTTCTTTACTTACGGATACAGCAAGGTAACTATGGATGAGATCACGCATAAACTGGGAATTTCAAAAAAAACAATTTATCAGTACTATACCAGTAAGCGGGTGATTCTTTCTGATATAGTGAAAAATATGCAGACCAAAATGTCGGAAGATATTGAGAATTTGTTGCAAAATCCCCAAATTGACTTTAAGGAAAAACTCCGGCAGTACCTTTCGATAATCACGTTTCATATTTCGAGTATTTCGGCACGTTTTGCCTCCGATCTGCAACTTCATGCCCCCGACATCTGGCGTGAATGGCAAAATCATAAAACCCAGGCTGCCAAGGTACACTTTGTACAATTGCTTCGCGAGGGCACCGAAAGCGGTTATGTAAAAAAAGATATCAATATCTATGTTACAGTGATAACCTTTTTAGCCGCTATTGACCAACTTTTCGATTTGGAATACCAGAAATCGCACCCCGATGATTTTATTCAAAACCTGCCACGGTTACCCCTCGATAAATTTAATTCGGTAATCAAAATTATTTATGAAGGCATACTTGCCGATGAAACAAAACCTGAATTTATTCAATAGCCTAAATTATCTTCTCGATATGCACTGGAAATATTTTATCCCCGGAATTTGCCTGATAAGTTTCTCCGTTGGCTTATATGGACAAAACGGAAACGAAGAACTTAGCCGGAAAATATTAGTTAAGAACGCTGTAGATAACAGTTATACTTTAAAAAACCGGAAAGCCGAACTTGAAAAAGACCGGTTAGACAAAAAAAAGTTGTACCAGACTTACTTACCCAACGTAAGCCTGAACAGTACATATATGCAGTTGGATGATGATATTCAGTTTGGTGTGCCTCCTATCACCCTCGAACTGGCGCCCGGAGTATCCAAAACCATCGTGATTCCTCCCATGATCCTTCAGGAAAGTGAGATATGGAAAGCCGATATTAGTGCATCTATGGTATTGTTCTCGGGTTTAAAAGTCCCTCTTACATTGAAAGCCTTAAAACACCGCGAAAATGCTAACCGTGAACTCATCCGGATTGACGAAGCGCTCGTAATAAAAGAAACTGTTGATTATTACGACCGTTTGGCACTTATTGACCAATCACTAAAAGTACTCGACGACAGTAAAGCCCGTTTGGATGAAGAAAATGCTTTTGCCAACAAAGCCTTCAAACAGGGATTAATCAGTGCCTACGACCTGAGTAAAATTGATATTGCTATACAGGAACTGGAAGCAAAACGTATTGACCTTGCCGCCAAAAGAAGTCTGACTTTGAGCAAACTCAGGCAACTTACCGGTTATGACATCTCCCCTGAGAGTCTGCATCCTGTTCTTTCCATCTGGAAACTGCAATCAGGGGAAACTGAAATGAGCCAGGTACCCGAAGCAAAAGCCCTTGCCGAAGTGGTTGCTGTTCGTTCGGTTTCACAAGATCTGGCATTAACTTCCTATATGCCCGGAATATATGCCTTTTCAAAAAAAGAACTCCGCACAGAAGACTTGTCGGCTCTCGATCCGCAAGGCTATATCGGCATTGGATTAAAATGGAGCCTTTTCGACGGAATGCAGGGTGCCCGCGATTACCAGAAAGCCTGTATCGAACGCCAGATAGCTGAAAATAATTATAATGATGCCATTTCGTTGTTAAACCTGCAGGTTGAAAAATGCAAAAGCGAGCTGGATGTTGCTTACCAACTTATTTCAGTTGCTGAAAAGAAAAAAATTACCGCCGCCAAAGGATTGCAGATTGCTACCAGGCAATATGAACTGGGCTTAGGTAGCATAACCGAACGGCTTATTGCCGAAACAGATTTACAAACTGCACAGTTAGAATATCTTCAGGCTGTTTATAACCAGCGAATGGCTGTACTTGCCCTCCTCAGGGTGCAGGGAAAACTTACCCCTGATGTAATTAATGAATAAAACTTAAATATATCCGATAAAACATGTTGTCTATGAAAAAGTTTGTATTGATTCCCCTAATCGTTCTGCTTGTGCTAACTCAGGCATGCAATACACAAAAAGATAAGTTTAAAGGAAAAATGGAAGGAAAAGTAAAAAGGGAAACCCAGTATATTGCTCCTAAAGTTGCCGGCAGGGTAATTAAAATTATTGTAACCGAAGCTGATGTGGTAAAAGCCCACGATACACTGGCTATCATTGATATTCCCGAAGTGGAAGCAAAATGCATACAGGCACAGGGAGCCTATTTTGCTGCAAAAGCACAATATGAAATGGCAGTACATGGCGCCACATCCTTTGAGAGGGAACAAATTAACGCCAAACTCAACGCTGCCCGCGAACAGTTTGCCTTTGCCGAAAAAAGTTTTCGCAGAATTGAAAATATGATGAAAGACTCGCTGATTGCCATGCAAAAATACGATGAGGTGTTCGAAAAATACCAATCGGCAAAAGCACAGCTTGATGCAGTAAAAGCCCAGAAGGATGATATTGACCATGGCGTGCGCAAGGAAAAAACCGATATGGCATTCGGGGATATGAAAAGAGCCGAAGGAGTATTGAAAGAAGTACAAACAGCGTATAACGAACGCTTTATTTGTGCACCAAAAAACATGACCATAGAAACTATAGCCGTAAAACAGGGCGAACTGGCTTTACCCGGTTACAATATGTTTGTAGGATACGAAACCGAAGGAACCTACTTCCGCTTTACTGTGAATGAAGACAGAGTTGCTAATTTTGAAAAAGGAAAAACTTACCAGGTGGAAGTTCCCGCATTGAAAAAAACTATCCCTGCAAAACTCACAGGCATAAAGCAATTAGCAAGCTACGCCGATAAAACCTCAAGCTATGCCGATTATGAACTTGGCGAAACTGTATATGAGTTAAAACTGATTCCTGTAAACCCGGAGGAAACCGCCCAATTATATTCCAACATGACTGTTTTGATGAATAAGTAATAAACACCATTACAAATGTTTTCTATGAAAAAACTCCTGAACATCATTGTAAGAGAGGGCAAACAGTTTATCAGCAACAAACCTTTGATGTTGATTATATTCGGAGGGTCGCTCTTTTTCCCTGTTATTATCGGGTTAGTGTATATCAATGCGAAGCCTGCAAAATTGCCAATTACCATTCTCGATTATGATAATACGCAATTGAGCCAGAACATTGCGGAAGCCTTTGATGATAATCAATTCCTGAAAGTATACCGGATTACTGCCGACCAGCAACAGGCAGTCCGGGATTTTCAAAAGGTAAAAGTAGAGGCGGTGGTTACTATTCCCGAAAGTTTTGAAGCTGACGTGCAAATGAAACATCATCCCGAAATCCAACTTGATCTGAATTCATCTAATATTCTCACTTCAAATTATATAAACACCGGTGTAAACAAAACTCTTGCCATAATCAATGCCGGGATACAGGCTGCCACACTTCAGAAAGGAGGTATGCCTGAAAGTTCGGCTATGCAGCAGTTTGAGTCGTTCAGGGTAAATTACAACCGCTTTTACAACCGCGAAACCAACTACCTAAAATTTCTCTGGCCTGGTGTAGTCGGAACCGTTCTCCAGCAGATTTTCCTGATGGCAATCGCACTGATGTTTGCTTATGAATTTGAAAAAAATACTTTCCCCGATTTGCTTACCCGTACGCATTCGGCTTCTTTCATGATTTTTGCCAAATCGCTGCCTTATTTTGTGCTGATGATGATTATCTGGATGGCAATCCTGGTATTTCTTTTCCCCGTTTTCAAGGTCGAAATTGTCGGTTCGGTATGGGGTATCGGCGTTTTTTCTGCTCTTTTTCTGTTGTCTATCCTTGCCTTAGGGGTTATGGTAAGTGTATTTACCCGCACCATGATTATGGCTACCGACGTTTTAATGATAATTGCCACCCCCAGTTTTATCGTAAGCGGATTCACCTGGCCTGTATCGGCTATGCCTTCTTATATGCAATTTTTAGCTAATCTCATTCCCATCACTCCTTTTCTCGAAGGATACCGTAAAATGTTACTGATGGGTAACAGCCTTGCTGATCTTATGCCCGAGATACGTTCTCTTAC
Encoded proteins:
- the ftcD gene encoding glutamate formimidoyltransferase; translated protein: MQQLIECVPNFSEGRDMNIINQITLQAKTVEGVRLLDVDPGAATNRTVVTLVGTPEEIIEAAFRCIKKAMELIDMSKHHGEHPRFGATDVCPFVPVANITMEETVVYARRLAEKVGNELGIPVYCYENAAFTTERRNLANCRSGEYEGLPVKLSNPAWKPDFGPAEFLPKTGAIAIGARNFLVAYNVNLNTTSTRRANAVAFDIREKGRPIREGNPVTGKIKKDENGKEIWTPGSLKACKAIGWFIEEYGIAQVSINLTNISITPVHIAFEECCQKALERGLRVTGSELVGLIPLKAMIEAGKYFLHKQQRSVGISEAEIIKIAVKSLGLDDLKPFNPKEKIIEYVLADSEQKKLMDMTCNAFADETASESPAPGGGSIAAYMGALGVSLGTMVANLSSHKPGWDDRWEEFSIWAEKGQKLKEQLLWLVDEDTHAFNKIMDAFGLPKGSDAEKAIRTQAIQNATKYAIEIPFKVMKTSFDTMEIIKAMALTGNPNSVSDAGVGALCARSAVMGAHLNVKINASGLKDADFLFTILNEAQQLEENAKQLEKEILGIVNQKIV
- a CDS encoding TetR/AcrR family transcriptional regulator, which gives rise to MKTTLTKQRIFATTKELFFTYGYSKVTMDEITHKLGISKKTIYQYYTSKRVILSDIVKNMQTKMSEDIENLLQNPQIDFKEKLRQYLSIITFHISSISARFASDLQLHAPDIWREWQNHKTQAAKVHFVQLLREGTESGYVKKDINIYVTVITFLAAIDQLFDLEYQKSHPDDFIQNLPRLPLDKFNSVIKIIYEGILADETKPEFIQ
- a CDS encoding TolC family protein yields the protein MKAYLPMKQNLNLFNSLNYLLDMHWKYFIPGICLISFSVGLYGQNGNEELSRKILVKNAVDNSYTLKNRKAELEKDRLDKKKLYQTYLPNVSLNSTYMQLDDDIQFGVPPITLELAPGVSKTIVIPPMILQESEIWKADISASMVLFSGLKVPLTLKALKHRENANRELIRIDEALVIKETVDYYDRLALIDQSLKVLDDSKARLDEENAFANKAFKQGLISAYDLSKIDIAIQELEAKRIDLAAKRSLTLSKLRQLTGYDISPESLHPVLSIWKLQSGETEMSQVPEAKALAEVVAVRSVSQDLALTSYMPGIYAFSKKELRTEDLSALDPQGYIGIGLKWSLFDGMQGARDYQKACIERQIAENNYNDAISLLNLQVEKCKSELDVAYQLISVAEKKKITAAKGLQIATRQYELGLGSITERLIAETDLQTAQLEYLQAVYNQRMAVLALLRVQGKLTPDVINE
- a CDS encoding biotin/lipoyl-binding protein; protein product: MKKFVLIPLIVLLVLTQACNTQKDKFKGKMEGKVKRETQYIAPKVAGRVIKIIVTEADVVKAHDTLAIIDIPEVEAKCIQAQGAYFAAKAQYEMAVHGATSFEREQINAKLNAAREQFAFAEKSFRRIENMMKDSLIAMQKYDEVFEKYQSAKAQLDAVKAQKDDIDHGVRKEKTDMAFGDMKRAEGVLKEVQTAYNERFICAPKNMTIETIAVKQGELALPGYNMFVGYETEGTYFRFTVNEDRVANFEKGKTYQVEVPALKKTIPAKLTGIKQLASYADKTSSYADYELGETVYELKLIPVNPEETAQLYSNMTVLMNK
- a CDS encoding ABC transporter permease gives rise to the protein MKKLLNIIVREGKQFISNKPLMLIIFGGSLFFPVIIGLVYINAKPAKLPITILDYDNTQLSQNIAEAFDDNQFLKVYRITADQQQAVRDFQKVKVEAVVTIPESFEADVQMKHHPEIQLDLNSSNILTSNYINTGVNKTLAIINAGIQAATLQKGGMPESSAMQQFESFRVNYNRFYNRETNYLKFLWPGVVGTVLQQIFLMAIALMFAYEFEKNTFPDLLTRTHSASFMIFAKSLPYFVLMMIIWMAILVFLFPVFKVEIVGSVWGIGVFSALFLLSILALGVMVSVFTRTMIMATDVLMIIATPSFIVSGFTWPVSAMPSYMQFLANLIPITPFLEGYRKMLLMGNSLADLMPEIRSLTIMTLVFGVIGWLSLKIRIKQYLKKRVVQQ